One stretch of Streptomyces sp. MMBL 11-1 DNA includes these proteins:
- a CDS encoding TIGR00730 family Rossman fold protein gives MNICVFLSAADLDDRYTVPAREFAELLGRGGHTLVWGGSESGLMKVVADGVQAAGGRLVGVSVDFLAAKARTNADEMVIARDLAERKALLLAKADAVVIMVGGTGTLDEATEILELKKHGKHTKPVVLLNTAGFYDGLRQQFQRMEDEGFLPLPLTDLVFFAKDGVGALAYLEESAGHQ, from the coding sequence ATGAACATCTGCGTCTTCCTCTCCGCCGCCGACCTCGACGACCGCTACACCGTGCCCGCCCGCGAGTTCGCCGAGTTGCTCGGCAGGGGCGGACACACCCTCGTCTGGGGCGGATCGGAGAGCGGGCTGATGAAGGTCGTCGCGGACGGCGTGCAGGCGGCGGGCGGACGGCTCGTGGGCGTCTCGGTCGACTTCCTCGCGGCGAAGGCCCGGACGAACGCCGACGAGATGGTGATCGCCCGCGATCTCGCCGAGCGCAAGGCGCTCCTCCTGGCGAAGGCCGACGCCGTCGTGATCATGGTCGGTGGGACCGGGACGCTCGACGAGGCCACCGAGATCCTGGAGCTGAAGAAGCACGGCAAGCACACCAAGCCGGTCGTCCTGCTGAACACGGCGGGCTTCTACGACGGGCTGCGCCAGCAGTTCCAGCGCATGGAGGACGAGGGATTCCTGCCTCTTCCCCTGACCGACCTGGTCTTCTTCGCCAAGGACGGCGTCGGCGCGCTCGCCTACCTGGAGGAGTCCGCCGGTCACCAGTGA
- a CDS encoding SDR family oxidoreductase — MSTHLITGAGSGIGAAVARRLLERGDDLVLLARDAGRAKELADRYPGARTLVGDLGNPDRLSWAFGQQPMPERIDTLLHIAGVVELGEVGELTPKAWHFQLNANLVAPAEITRLLLPHLRVSQGQVLFVNSGAGLAAHAGWSAYAASKHGLKALADSLRHEEHGNGVRVTTVYPGRTASPMQAKVHQQEGKEYDAARWIDPESVATTILMAIDLPRDAEINDLTVRPGR; from the coding sequence ATGTCTACCCACCTCATCACCGGCGCCGGCTCCGGCATCGGGGCCGCTGTCGCCCGCCGTCTCCTGGAGCGCGGCGACGACCTCGTCCTGCTCGCCCGCGACGCCGGCCGCGCCAAGGAGCTCGCCGACCGCTACCCGGGCGCGCGGACCCTCGTCGGCGACCTCGGCAACCCCGACCGGCTGTCCTGGGCGTTCGGCCAGCAGCCCATGCCCGAGCGGATCGACACCCTGCTGCACATCGCGGGCGTCGTCGAGCTCGGCGAAGTCGGCGAGCTCACCCCCAAGGCCTGGCACTTCCAGCTCAACGCCAACCTGGTCGCCCCCGCCGAGATCACCCGCCTCCTGCTCCCGCACCTCCGCGTCTCCCAGGGCCAGGTCCTGTTCGTGAACTCCGGAGCAGGGCTGGCCGCCCACGCCGGGTGGAGCGCCTACGCCGCGAGCAAGCACGGCCTCAAGGCGCTCGCCGACTCCCTGCGCCACGAGGAGCACGGCAACGGGGTGCGCGTCACCACCGTCTACCCGGGCCGCACCGCCAGCCCCATGCAGGCCAAGGTGCACCAGCAGGAGGGCAAGGAGTACGACGCTGCCCGCTGGATCGACCCCGAGTCGGTGGCCACCACGATCCTGATGGCGATCGACCTGCCGCGCGACGCCGAGATCAACGACCTCACCGTCCGCCCCGGCCGCTGA
- a CDS encoding methionine synthase — MSEKSKFSGCPATGIGSMPGGDAREAAKTVTGSFADGQGMPYLAELPARGPGADMIGRTIGMLAEMYGHVEPSGWRISDRPGRDTRRARSWLGEDLDALEEFTQGYEGLLKVQAVGPWTLAGALELRGGEAMLADPGACRDLAGSLAEGLRAHLAEVRRRMPGAEVVLQLDEPSLTTVLLGRVRSASGYRTYRAVDRQVVESALRDVLAAAGEDGTTLVHSCAPEVPFALLRRAGADGISFDFSLLTEREEEAIGEAVEGGTHLFLGVLPSTDAASEGLSDPGGSVMGVRTLWRRLGLNPGTLAESVAITPSCGLAGASPAYARTALAHSARAARSLADNPE; from the coding sequence GTGAGCGAGAAGAGCAAGTTCAGCGGGTGTCCGGCGACCGGCATCGGGTCGATGCCCGGAGGAGACGCGAGGGAGGCGGCGAAGACCGTCACGGGGTCCTTCGCCGACGGCCAGGGCATGCCGTACCTGGCGGAACTGCCCGCGCGCGGACCGGGCGCCGACATGATCGGCCGGACCATCGGCATGCTCGCCGAGATGTACGGGCACGTCGAGCCGAGCGGCTGGCGGATCAGCGACCGGCCCGGCCGCGACACCCGCCGGGCCCGCTCCTGGCTGGGGGAGGACCTGGACGCCCTGGAGGAGTTCACCCAGGGGTACGAGGGCCTGCTCAAGGTCCAGGCCGTCGGCCCCTGGACGCTGGCCGGAGCGCTGGAACTGCGCGGCGGCGAAGCCATGCTCGCCGACCCCGGCGCCTGCCGCGACCTGGCCGGATCGCTGGCCGAGGGGCTCCGCGCCCACCTCGCGGAGGTCCGCCGCCGGATGCCCGGGGCCGAGGTGGTGCTCCAGCTGGACGAACCCTCCCTGACCACCGTCCTGCTGGGCCGGGTCCGCTCCGCCAGCGGTTACCGCACCTACCGGGCCGTGGACCGGCAGGTCGTCGAGAGCGCCCTGCGCGACGTGCTCGCCGCGGCGGGCGAGGACGGGACGACGCTCGTCCACTCCTGCGCCCCCGAGGTGCCGTTCGCGCTGCTGCGCCGGGCCGGGGCCGACGGGATCTCGTTCGATTTCTCCCTGCTCACCGAGCGTGAGGAGGAGGCGATCGGGGAAGCCGTCGAGGGCGGCACCCACCTCTTCCTCGGCGTGCTGCCCTCCACGGACGCGGCTTCGGAGGGATTGTCAGACCCGGGCGGTAGCGTCATGGGAGTCAGGACGCTGTGGCGCAGGCTGGGGCTGAATCCGGGGACTCTCGCCGAGTCCGTCGCGATCACCCCGTCGTGCGGTCTCGCGGGCGCGTCGCCCGCGTACGCCCGCACCGCGCTCGCCCACAGCGCCCGGGCGGCGAGGTCGCTCGCGGACAACCCTGAGTGA
- the ligA gene encoding NAD-dependent DNA ligase LigA produces the protein MAGEQRVEQDSSVPADVREEHALLAEQIEEHRFRYYVKDQPVVSDGEFDRLMRALEALEEEHPALRTPDSPSQKVAGPYRTEFTSVTHRERMLSLDNAFDDEELAAWADRVAKDVGTPDHHFLCELKVDGLAVNLTYEHGRLTRAATRGDGRTGEDITPNVRTIAEIPHRLRGENIPALVEIRGEVFFPMEDFEELNARLVAADDKPFANPRNAAAGSLRQKDPKVTAARPLHMVVHGIGAHEGLSIDRLSAAYELLHGWGLPTARHNKVVDSLAGVREFIAYYGEHRHSVEHEIDGVVVKLDEIPLQGRLGSTSRAPRWAIAWKYAPEEVNTKLVNIRVGVGRTGRVTPYAQVEPVEVAGSEVEFATLHNQNVVKAKGVLIGDTVVIRKAGEVIPEILGPVVDLRDGTEKAFEMPTHCPECGTGLRPMKEADIDLRCPNARTCPAQLRERVFYLAGRKSLDIDHFGYVAAAALTRPLEPAEPVLRDESDLFSLTVDQLLPIRAYVLDQDSGLPKRDPKTGEEKIATVFANQQGEPKKNALAMLEGIAAAKEAPLARILTGLSIRHVGPVAAQELARQFRSIDRIDEASEEELAAADGVGPTIAASVKQWFAEDWHREIVRKWREAGVRMADEGSEADEGPRPLEGLTVVVTGTLTGHTRDGAKEALQALGAKVAGSVSKKTAFVVVGDNPGSKYDKAMQLKVPVLDEDGFAVLLEQGPERAKEAALPAPEAAPGADPENSGE, from the coding sequence ATGGCGGGCGAACAGCGGGTGGAGCAGGACAGCTCGGTTCCGGCGGACGTGCGGGAGGAGCACGCGCTGCTGGCCGAGCAGATCGAGGAGCACCGCTTCCGCTACTACGTGAAGGACCAGCCGGTCGTCAGCGACGGCGAGTTCGACCGGCTGATGCGCGCGCTGGAGGCGCTGGAGGAGGAGCACCCGGCGCTGCGCACCCCGGACTCCCCGAGCCAGAAGGTCGCGGGCCCCTACCGCACGGAGTTCACCTCCGTGACCCACCGCGAACGCATGCTCTCCCTGGACAACGCCTTCGACGACGAGGAGCTGGCCGCCTGGGCGGACCGGGTGGCCAAGGACGTCGGCACCCCCGACCACCACTTCCTGTGCGAGCTGAAGGTCGACGGTCTCGCGGTCAACCTCACCTACGAGCACGGCCGCCTGACCCGGGCGGCGACCCGCGGCGACGGCCGCACCGGCGAGGACATCACCCCCAACGTCCGGACGATCGCGGAGATCCCGCACCGGCTGCGGGGCGAGAACATCCCCGCGCTCGTCGAGATCCGCGGCGAGGTCTTCTTCCCCATGGAGGACTTCGAGGAGCTGAACGCCCGGCTGGTCGCCGCCGACGACAAGCCCTTCGCCAACCCGCGCAACGCGGCGGCCGGATCACTGCGCCAGAAGGACCCCAAGGTCACCGCCGCCCGCCCGCTGCACATGGTGGTGCACGGCATCGGCGCCCACGAGGGACTGAGCATCGACCGCCTCTCCGCGGCCTACGAACTGCTCCACGGCTGGGGCCTGCCCACGGCCCGGCACAACAAGGTCGTCGACTCCCTCGCCGGCGTACGGGAGTTCATCGCGTACTACGGCGAGCACCGGCACTCCGTGGAGCACGAGATCGACGGCGTCGTCGTCAAGCTCGACGAGATCCCGCTCCAGGGACGCCTCGGCTCCACCTCGCGCGCCCCCCGCTGGGCCATCGCCTGGAAGTACGCCCCCGAAGAGGTCAACACCAAGCTGGTCAACATCCGCGTCGGCGTCGGCCGCACCGGCCGCGTCACCCCGTACGCCCAGGTCGAGCCGGTCGAAGTAGCCGGTTCCGAGGTCGAGTTCGCGACCCTGCACAACCAGAACGTGGTGAAGGCCAAGGGCGTCCTCATCGGCGACACCGTGGTCATCCGCAAGGCGGGCGAGGTCATCCCCGAGATCCTCGGCCCCGTCGTCGACCTGCGCGACGGCACCGAGAAGGCCTTCGAGATGCCGACGCACTGTCCCGAGTGCGGGACCGGGCTGCGCCCGATGAAGGAGGCCGACATCGACCTCCGCTGCCCCAACGCACGTACCTGCCCGGCCCAGTTGCGCGAACGGGTCTTCTACCTCGCCGGGCGCAAGAGCCTGGACATCGACCACTTCGGCTATGTGGCCGCCGCCGCCCTGACCCGGCCCCTGGAGCCCGCCGAGCCCGTCCTGCGCGACGAGAGCGATCTGTTCTCCCTCACCGTCGACCAACTGCTGCCGATCCGGGCGTACGTCCTGGACCAGGACAGCGGGCTGCCCAAGCGCGACCCGAAGACCGGCGAGGAGAAGATCGCGACGGTCTTCGCCAACCAGCAGGGCGAACCGAAGAAGAACGCGTTGGCCATGCTGGAAGGCATCGCCGCCGCCAAGGAAGCCCCGCTCGCCCGGATCCTCACCGGGCTCTCCATCCGGCACGTGGGGCCGGTCGCCGCCCAGGAGCTGGCCCGTCAGTTCCGTTCCATCGACCGGATCGACGAGGCGAGCGAGGAGGAGCTCGCCGCCGCCGACGGCGTCGGGCCGACCATCGCGGCCTCGGTCAAGCAGTGGTTCGCCGAGGACTGGCACCGCGAGATCGTGCGCAAGTGGCGCGAGGCCGGGGTGCGCATGGCGGACGAGGGCTCCGAGGCGGACGAGGGCCCCCGCCCCCTCGAAGGACTCACCGTCGTCGTCACCGGCACCCTCACGGGGCACACCCGCGACGGTGCGAAGGAGGCGCTCCAGGCCCTGGGCGCGAAGGTCGCCGGATCGGTGTCGAAGAAGACCGCGTTCGTGGTCGTCGGCGACAACCCCGGCTCCAAGTACGACAAGGCGATGCAGCTGAAGGTGCCCGTGCTGGACGAGGACGGATTCGCGGTCCTGCTCGAACAGGGGCCCGAACGTGCGAAGGAGGCGGCCCTGCCCGCCCCGGAAGCCGCGCCCGGAGCCGACCCGGAGAACAGCGGGGAGTAA
- a CDS encoding putative bifunctional diguanylate cyclase/phosphodiesterase — MKPTESAAPVSRLQGFVGLTPPVGAVVVGIAAVLLAVGSYRTVQQGQALFPDGAVGWSLAVLTGIIVGHLVALGRDRWWGGTGSGAALTLAVLLLFGWLPAVLVSLAVVVLVGTARRHRWWQGLLHGGVDMLGIGAAALVLAAFGEVPTVEEPWRPLDWGIAAVPELLLTASTYLLVTRVLLWYSQAPHNGGLPTIARTAMLRQGLVAVALLGLAPLICAVAMSMPVLLPLFAVPLIALDSTLWIARARAEEQLRDPLTGLPNRQWLLERTWSALEDAESIGTRSALVLIDLDRFRAVNDTLGHLAGDRLLLQIAERLRLALPRGAEAARLGGDEFAVLLPHTDSTTSAQQVARHLVAELSSPLDLDGLTLVLEASAGVAVYPDHALDAEGLLRRADVAMYQAKRDRTGVEVYESKRDSNTPDRLGLLGDLRRALDAGEVELHYQPKVRFDGQVAGLEALVRWAHPERGRVPPDEFIAIAESSGLMPHLTEYVLETALAQVARWRAQGLFVPVAVNVSPRDVHTPGFAGGVAARLARHGVPAGALQLEITEHVLLEDPQRAADTLAGLTAHGVKMSLDDFGTGYSSLVHLRRLPVSELKIDRSFVARLAVDHEDAEIVRCTIDLAHSLGLVVVAEGVEDDETWERLRGLRCDAVQGWLVAAAMPPQETTAWLRARGEHGWRRPAELKAQAAAAAATGSATGPMNASLNGAVNGTANGAVNGVVKGTVNGTVNGTANGVVNGVVKGTAETESP; from the coding sequence ATGAAACCGACCGAGAGCGCCGCCCCGGTGTCGCGGCTGCAAGGTTTCGTCGGCCTCACGCCCCCCGTGGGCGCCGTCGTCGTGGGCATCGCCGCGGTGTTGCTGGCGGTCGGGTCCTACCGGACCGTTCAGCAGGGACAGGCCCTCTTCCCGGACGGTGCGGTGGGCTGGTCCCTCGCGGTGCTCACCGGGATCATCGTTGGCCATCTGGTGGCGCTCGGCCGCGACCGGTGGTGGGGCGGCACCGGCTCGGGGGCCGCCCTCACCCTCGCCGTGCTGCTGCTGTTCGGCTGGCTGCCGGCCGTGCTGGTCAGCCTCGCCGTTGTGGTGCTCGTCGGGACCGCCCGCCGGCACCGCTGGTGGCAGGGGCTGCTGCACGGCGGGGTGGACATGCTGGGCATCGGCGCGGCGGCCCTCGTGCTGGCCGCGTTCGGCGAGGTGCCCACCGTCGAGGAGCCCTGGCGGCCACTCGACTGGGGCATCGCCGCCGTCCCGGAACTGCTCCTGACGGCATCGACGTATCTGCTCGTCACCCGGGTCCTGCTGTGGTACTCCCAGGCCCCCCACAACGGCGGGCTGCCCACCATCGCCCGTACCGCGATGCTGCGGCAGGGGCTCGTCGCCGTCGCGCTCCTCGGGCTCGCCCCGCTGATCTGCGCCGTCGCGATGTCCATGCCCGTCCTGCTGCCGCTCTTCGCGGTACCGCTGATCGCCCTCGACTCCACGCTCTGGATCGCCCGCGCCCGCGCCGAGGAGCAGCTGCGCGACCCGCTGACCGGGCTGCCCAACCGCCAGTGGCTGCTGGAGCGGACCTGGTCGGCGCTGGAGGACGCGGAGTCCATCGGCACCCGCTCCGCCCTGGTCCTCATCGACCTGGACCGCTTCCGCGCGGTCAACGACACCCTGGGGCACCTGGCCGGCGACCGGCTCCTGTTGCAGATAGCGGAGCGCCTGCGGCTCGCCCTGCCGCGCGGTGCGGAGGCGGCCCGGCTCGGCGGCGACGAGTTCGCCGTCCTGCTGCCGCACACCGACTCGACCACCAGCGCCCAGCAGGTCGCCCGCCATCTGGTGGCCGAGCTGTCCTCGCCGCTCGACCTCGACGGGCTGACCCTCGTCCTGGAGGCCAGCGCCGGGGTCGCCGTCTACCCGGACCACGCCCTGGACGCCGAGGGCCTGCTGCGACGGGCGGACGTCGCGATGTACCAGGCCAAGCGGGACCGCACCGGCGTGGAGGTCTACGAGTCCAAGCGGGACAGCAACACCCCCGACCGGCTCGGGCTCCTCGGCGACCTGCGCCGGGCACTGGACGCGGGCGAGGTCGAGCTGCACTACCAGCCCAAGGTCCGCTTCGACGGGCAGGTCGCCGGCCTGGAGGCGCTGGTGCGCTGGGCGCACCCGGAGCGCGGCCGGGTCCCCCCGGACGAGTTCATCGCCATCGCCGAGTCCTCCGGTCTGATGCCGCACCTCACGGAGTACGTCCTGGAGACGGCGCTCGCCCAGGTCGCCCGCTGGCGGGCGCAGGGCCTGTTCGTGCCCGTCGCGGTCAACGTCTCCCCGCGCGACGTGCACACCCCCGGCTTCGCGGGAGGCGTCGCGGCCCGTCTCGCCCGCCACGGTGTGCCCGCGGGAGCGCTCCAACTGGAGATCACCGAGCATGTGCTGCTGGAGGACCCGCAGCGCGCCGCCGACACCCTGGCCGGGCTCACCGCGCACGGCGTGAAGATGTCCCTCGACGACTTCGGCACCGGCTACTCCTCCCTGGTCCACCTGCGCAGACTGCCGGTCAGCGAGCTGAAGATCGACCGGTCCTTCGTGGCCCGGCTGGCGGTCGACCACGAGGACGCGGAGATCGTCCGCTGCACCATCGACCTGGCCCACTCGCTCGGCCTGGTCGTCGTCGCCGAGGGCGTCGAGGACGACGAGACCTGGGAGCGGCTGCGGGGCCTCAGATGCGACGCGGTGCAGGGCTGGCTGGTGGCGGCCGCGATGCCGCCGCAGGAGACCACGGCCTGGCTGCGGGCGCGCGGCGAGCACGGCTGGCGCAGGCCCGCCGAGCTGAAGGCCCAGGCGGCGGCGGCCGCCGCCACCGGGTCGGCCACCGGCCCGATGAACGCGTCGCTGAACGGCGCGGTGAACGGAACGGCGAACGGCGCGGTGAACGGCGTGGTGAAAGGGACGGTCAACGGGACGGTCAACGGGACGGCGAACGGCGTGGTGAACGGCGTGGTGAAAGGGACGGCGGAGACCGAGAGCCCCTGA
- the gatC gene encoding Asp-tRNA(Asn)/Glu-tRNA(Gln) amidotransferase subunit GatC: MPGITREEVAHLARLARLELKGEELDHFAGQLDDIIGAVARVSEVADQDVPPTSHPLPLTNVMRADEVRPSLTPAQALSGAPAQEQQRFKVPQILGED, from the coding sequence ATGCCTGGCATCACGCGCGAGGAGGTCGCCCACCTCGCCCGGCTGGCGCGTCTGGAGCTGAAGGGCGAAGAGCTCGATCACTTCGCCGGTCAGCTCGACGACATCATCGGCGCGGTCGCCCGCGTCTCCGAGGTCGCCGACCAAGACGTACCGCCGACCTCCCACCCGCTGCCGCTGACCAACGTCATGCGCGCGGACGAGGTCCGTCCGTCGCTCACCCCCGCGCAGGCGCTCTCCGGCGCCCCGGCCCAGGAGCAGCAGCGTTTCAAGGTGCCGCAGATCCTGGGGGAGGACTAA
- the gatA gene encoding Asp-tRNA(Asn)/Glu-tRNA(Gln) amidotransferase subunit GatA produces the protein MTDISTIIKLTAAEIAGKIASGELTAVEVTEAHLARIDAVDEKVHAFLHLDREGALAQARAVDAKREAGEKLGPLAGVPLALKDIFTTKDMPTTVGSKILEGWVPPYDATLTRKLRAADVVILGKTNMDEFAMGSSTENSAYGPTGNPWDLTRIPGGSGGGSSAALASYEAPLAIGTDTGGSIRQPAAVTGTVGVKPTYGGVSRYGMVAFSSSLDQGGPCARTVLDAALLHEAIAGHDPLDSTSIDAPVPPVVEAARNGSVQGMRVGVVKQFRGEGYQAGVLQRFDESVELLKSLGADVVELDCPSFDLALSAYYLIAPSECSSNLARFDAMRYGLRVGDDGTKSAEDVTALTREAGFGDEVKRRIILGTYALSSGYYDAYYGSAQKVRTLITQDFEKAFEQVDVIVSPTTPTTAFPIGERADDPMAMYLADLCTIPTNLAGNSAMSLPCGLAPEDGLPVGLQIIAPAMKDDRLYKVGAAVEAAFVEKWGHPLLEEAPSL, from the coding sequence ATGACGGACATCAGCACCATCATCAAGCTCACCGCGGCCGAGATCGCCGGGAAAATCGCCTCCGGCGAGCTGACCGCCGTCGAGGTCACCGAGGCCCACCTGGCCCGGATCGACGCGGTCGACGAGAAGGTCCACGCCTTCCTGCACCTCGACCGCGAGGGCGCGCTCGCCCAGGCCCGCGCCGTGGACGCGAAGCGGGAGGCGGGCGAGAAGCTCGGCCCGCTGGCCGGCGTCCCGCTCGCGCTGAAGGACATCTTCACCACCAAGGACATGCCGACCACCGTCGGTTCCAAGATCCTTGAGGGCTGGGTCCCGCCGTACGACGCGACGCTCACGCGGAAGCTGCGCGCCGCCGACGTCGTCATCCTCGGCAAGACCAACATGGACGAGTTCGCCATGGGGTCCTCCACCGAGAACAGCGCCTACGGCCCCACCGGCAACCCGTGGGACCTCACGCGCATCCCCGGCGGCTCCGGCGGCGGCTCCTCCGCCGCCCTCGCCTCCTACGAGGCCCCCCTCGCCATCGGCACGGACACCGGCGGCTCGATCCGCCAGCCCGCCGCCGTCACCGGCACGGTCGGCGTCAAGCCCACCTACGGCGGTGTCTCCCGCTACGGCATGGTCGCCTTCTCGTCCTCCCTCGACCAGGGCGGGCCCTGTGCCCGTACGGTCCTGGACGCGGCGCTGCTGCACGAGGCCATCGCCGGGCACGACCCGCTGGACTCGACCTCCATCGACGCGCCGGTCCCGCCGGTCGTCGAGGCCGCCCGCAACGGCTCCGTACAGGGCATGCGCGTCGGCGTCGTCAAGCAGTTCCGCGGCGAGGGCTACCAGGCCGGTGTCCTCCAGCGGTTCGACGAGTCGGTCGAGCTGCTGAAGTCGCTGGGCGCGGACGTCGTCGAGCTGGACTGCCCGTCCTTCGACCTGGCGCTCTCCGCGTACTACCTGATCGCACCGTCCGAGTGCTCCTCCAACCTGGCCCGCTTCGACGCCATGCGTTACGGCCTGCGGGTCGGCGACGACGGTACGAAGTCGGCCGAGGACGTCACCGCGCTCACCCGTGAGGCGGGCTTCGGCGACGAGGTCAAGCGCCGCATCATCCTGGGGACGTACGCGCTCAGCTCCGGCTACTACGACGCGTACTACGGCTCAGCCCAGAAGGTCCGCACCCTGATCACCCAGGACTTCGAGAAGGCCTTCGAGCAGGTCGACGTGATCGTCTCCCCGACGACGCCGACCACCGCCTTCCCGATCGGCGAGCGCGCCGACGATCCGATGGCCATGTACCTCGCGGACCTGTGCACCATCCCCACCAACCTGGCCGGCAACTCCGCCATGTCGCTGCCCTGCGGCCTGGCCCCGGAGGACGGTCTGCCGGTCGGACTGCAGATCATCGCCCCCGCCATGAAGGACGACCGGCTCTACAAGGTCGGAGCGGCCGTCGAGGCCGCCTTCGTGGAAAAGTGGGGGCACCCGCTGCTTGAGGAGGCTCCGTCGCTGTGA
- the gatB gene encoding Asp-tRNA(Asn)/Glu-tRNA(Gln) amidotransferase subunit GatB, protein MTVTDLVSYEDALASYDPVMGLEVHVELGTKTKMFCGCSTELKQDANSQTCPVCLGLPGALPVVNEIGVESAIKIGLALHCEIAEWCRFARKNYFYPDMPKNFQTSQYDEPIAFDGYLDVQLEDGEIFRVQIERAHMEEDTGKSTHVGGATGRIHGASHSLLDYNRAGIPLIEIVTKPIEGAGARAPEVAKAYVAELRELIKALGVSEARMEMGQMRCDVNLSLRPHGREAFGTRSETKNVNSLRSVERAARFEIQRHAAVLSSGGTIVQETRHFHEEDGSTTAGRIKDNAEDYRYFPEPDLVPVAPARDWVEELRKGLPELPRLRRARLKEEWGVSEHDMQSILNAGAVDLIVATTEAGAPSDQARKWWMGELARNANETGRGLDELPITPAQVARVAALVAAGDLNDKLARQVIEGVLAGEGDPDTVVEKRGLKVVSDEGALSTAVDEAIAGNAAIADKIRGGKVAAAGALVGAVMKATRGQADAARVRELILEKLGVEG, encoded by the coding sequence GTGACTGTCACTGACCTGGTGTCGTACGAGGACGCGCTCGCGTCCTACGACCCCGTCATGGGCCTCGAAGTCCATGTCGAGCTCGGCACCAAGACGAAGATGTTCTGCGGCTGCTCCACGGAGCTGAAGCAGGACGCCAACTCGCAGACCTGCCCGGTCTGTCTCGGACTGCCCGGCGCCCTGCCGGTCGTCAACGAGATCGGCGTGGAGTCGGCCATCAAGATCGGTCTCGCGCTCCACTGCGAGATCGCCGAGTGGTGCCGATTCGCCCGGAAGAACTACTTCTATCCGGACATGCCGAAGAACTTCCAGACCTCCCAGTACGACGAGCCGATCGCCTTCGACGGCTATCTGGACGTCCAGCTGGAGGACGGCGAGATCTTCCGGGTGCAGATCGAGCGCGCCCACATGGAGGAGGACACCGGCAAGTCGACGCACGTCGGCGGCGCCACCGGCCGTATCCACGGCGCGTCCCACTCCCTGCTCGACTACAACCGGGCCGGCATCCCGCTCATCGAGATCGTCACGAAGCCGATCGAGGGAGCCGGCGCGCGTGCCCCCGAGGTCGCCAAGGCGTACGTCGCCGAGCTCCGCGAGCTGATCAAGGCCCTCGGGGTCTCCGAGGCCCGCATGGAGATGGGCCAGATGCGCTGCGACGTCAACCTGTCGCTGCGCCCGCACGGCCGCGAGGCGTTCGGTACCCGCTCCGAGACGAAGAACGTGAACTCGCTGCGTTCCGTCGAGAGGGCCGCGCGCTTCGAGATCCAGCGGCACGCCGCCGTGCTGTCCTCGGGCGGCACCATCGTGCAGGAGACCCGGCACTTCCACGAGGAGGACGGCTCCACCACGGCCGGCCGCATCAAGGACAACGCCGAGGACTACCGCTACTTCCCCGAGCCGGACCTGGTGCCCGTCGCGCCCGCGCGCGACTGGGTCGAGGAGCTGCGCAAGGGCCTCCCCGAGCTTCCCCGGCTGCGCCGGGCGCGGCTCAAGGAGGAGTGGGGCGTCAGCGAGCACGACATGCAGTCCATCCTCAACGCGGGCGCGGTCGACCTGATCGTCGCCACGACCGAGGCGGGCGCACCCTCGGACCAGGCCCGCAAGTGGTGGATGGGCGAGCTGGCCCGTAACGCCAACGAGACCGGCCGCGGTCTGGACGAGCTGCCGATCACCCCGGCGCAGGTCGCCCGGGTGGCCGCGCTCGTCGCCGCGGGCGACCTCAACGACAAGCTGGCCCGCCAGGTCATCGAGGGTGTCCTCGCGGGCGAGGGCGACCCGGACACCGTCGTCGAGAAGCGCGGCCTGAAGGTCGTCTCCGACGAGGGCGCGCTGTCCACGGCCGTGGACGAGGCCATCGCGGGCAACGCGGCCATCGCGGACAAGATCCGCGGCGGCAAGGTCGCGGCGGCGGGCGCGCTCGTCGGCGCGGTCATGAAGGCCACCCGTGGCCAGGCGGACGCGGCACGCGTGCGCGAGCTGATCCTGGAGAAGCTCGGCGTCGAGGGCTGA